Proteins found in one Venturia canescens isolate UGA chromosome 8, ASM1945775v1, whole genome shotgun sequence genomic segment:
- the LOC122415242 gene encoding innexin inx2-like, giving the protein MLELFKPVQDLLQSEPVRVDNIVFRLHSRVTVILLSICAILVTAKQYFGEPITCIPDASIDKEPVNAYCWIYSTFTVSRHLRGVPGKNVASPGVGQAFEDDEIHHHRYYQWPLPSPPPPLAMSPPPFVSLFLCISYVQQVCFVLILQAILFYTPRALWGVWEAGIVGHLARDLSAPFPPREAWTHERKRQLVEYFALTSVHNHNFYAFRFFICELLNFVNVTGQIYLLDVFLDGQFSSYGASVSAFAMEAKPFDRIDPMARLFPKVTKCTIHTFGSGGSTQTLDALCILPLNVVNEKIFVFLWFWLVLLAGISGLAIFYRIIVFTQPWARVYLLRGVVRVLPQTIAARLVEKLPFGDWFLLYQLAHNVNPIVYRELVNEIANSLSDKCIL; this is encoded by the exons ATGCTCGAACTGTTCAAGCCCGTTCAAGATCTCTTGCAAAGCGAACCTGTGAGAGTCGACAATATCGTTTTCAGGTTACACTCACGAGTTACTGTCATTCTTTTGAGCATTTGTGCCATTCTCGTCACAGCTAAACAATACTTCGGGGAACCGATCACCTGCATTCCTGACGCATCGATTG ATAAAGAGCCGGTGAACGCTTATTGTTGGATCTACAGCACGTTCACGGTTTCCCGCCATCTTCGTGGAGTCCCTGGCAAAAACGTCGCGAGTCCAGGAGTCGGTCAAGCTTTTGAAGACGACGAAATTCATCACCATCGCTACTATCAGTGG CCCCTtccatccccccccccccccctcgccaTGTCGCCCCCTCCattcgtctctctctttctgtgtATATCATACGTGCAACAGGTATGCTTCGTCCTGATACTCCAGGCGATTCTGTTCTACACACCTCGTGCCCTCTGGGGAGTCTGGGAAGCTGGAATAGTGGGTCATCTCGCAAGGGATCTCTCGGCCCCTTTTCCTCCTCGTGAAGCTTGGACTCACGAGAGAAAGCGCCAGCTCGTCGAATATTTTGCTCTTACGTCGGTTCACAATCACAATTTCTATGCCTTCCGATTTTTCATATGCGAACTTCTCAACTTCGTCAATGTG ACAggacaaatatatttattggaCGTTTTTCTCGATGGTCAATTCAGCTCGTACGGAGCATCAGTCTCGGCGTTCGCAATGGAGGCTAAACCCTTCGACCGAATCGATCCAATGGCAAGGTTATTCCCAAAAGTGACAAAATGTACGATTCACACATTCGGTTCCGGTGGTTCAACACAAACACTCGACGCACTGTGTATTTTACCGCTGAACGTTGTCAacgagaaaatttttgttttcctatGGTTCTGGCTCGTTCTGTTAGCTGGGATCAGCGGTTTAGCTATTTTTTACAG AATAATCGTTTTTACTCAACCATGGGCTCGTGTTTACTTACTTCGTGGAGTCGTCCGAGTACTTCCTCAAACAATAGCAGCGCGTCTCGTAGAGAAACTTCCCTTTGGCGACTGGTTCCTTTTGTATCAGCTTGCACACAATGTCAACCCCATCGTTTATCGTGAACTCGTAAATGAAATTGCAAACTCTCTTAGTGACAAATGTATTCTGTGA
- the LOC122414690 gene encoding cubilin-like, producing the protein MPALAAVSWGWWWGFFGLALLVLATPSPAAMRKAERDHCNKSVDIYEDVSSPSVSPETWGKPLTCWYRFRAFRGTPRDWILRVRFKKFKVGVLVNATTCAGGYLQIIDGNTKTEVNNRKDPGVFCGESEQPQTFISETSFVRVLFHADNFTDQTYFSFDSRAEQQFDIYLRYGQHPELYPNRRGEIVPGSYCERVFNDCKLQTCYVQSPAYPGIYPRALHCKYRLNTRQPFIKLYIENEEFNIDGQRCENIMTCPMRPIISGSEHCPYDYIRLYDGKDETAPVIGTFCGMGKFPYSIIGTSENLYVEFVSSPAGPLLNTGFHFNVGNWPGQMKTAGVKNGTCDWLLNSEALATGSEGIFLSVSHWYPPHTSCTYRLEGRPGEITRLYFPSFRVNRIESPIVPYDGDCGESLTLYDANWPDDARIIKTFCDTFSKPMEKHDFVSTSNSLFVRFESKTGSYSGSSLYYWAHYDFFNATRFGEPVPNTECDETFAAWKAKSGRLRSPLNTLVYKRPGDPPTDLSCTYSFVTDKRLYARVILTVESVSFKDNNPYAQCGHCWESRADRIIIREPGHDSEKGHCLCKLSASQPSLRIVSRGEKLDLKLLVDGAHAAASYFKQPSPLFEARYDFVHSPLCGPALLAPNTDGEIEFPHYEALGYVTPPRSIKCIWELRVNPEKDLWLHFDKIKFASRSCEDGKLEIFLAGSLEPHLGICGENVSFVREMPIFEAAKLGSPNPVDGEPPPVVIQFTGSMAPARVAFKIAWTELYHLPRDGSGALKTQKLEDCGFHCPGDTGCIPIRLLCNGVVNCPTPTFATGTFNMSLLEPDDEAVETCGGPIGSSTGSAVGPAGWAGAGLGAGLAVILGLACLIAACRICRRRSRSRDIHVPY; encoded by the exons CGGAACGCGACCACTGCAACAAGTCCGTCGACATTTACGAGGACGTTTCGAGTCCCTCGGTCAGCCCAGAGACGTGGGGCAAACCCTTGACATGCTGGTACCGATTTCGAGCCTTTCGTGGCACTCCACGAGATTGGATACTTCGTGTCAGATTCAAGAAATTCAAAGTCGGCGTACTCGTGAACGCCACAACCTGCGCTGGAGGATATCTCCAG ATTATCGATGGAAACACAAAGACGGAAGTGAACAATCGGAAGGATCCCGGGGTATTTTGCGGGGAATCGGAACAGCctcaaactttcatatcggaGACGAGCTTCGTTCGCGTCCTATTTCACGCTGACAACTTCACCGATCAGACCTACTTTAGCTTCGATTCAAGAGCGGAACAACAGTTCGATATATATTTACGGTACGGACAACATCCGGAGTTATATCCGAATAGACGAGGGGAAATAGTTCCCGGGAGCTACTGCGAACGAGTATTCAACGACTGCAAACTACAGACGTGCTACGTGCAGAGCCCCGCTTATCCGGGAATATATCCGCGAGCTCTTCACTGCAAATATCGACTTAACACGAGACAGCCGTTCATTAAGCTCTACATTGAAAACGAGGAGTTCAACATTGACGGGCAACGCTGTGAGAATATCATGACGTGCCCTATGAGGCCGATAATTTCGGGCTCGGAGCACTGTCCGTACGATTACATAAGACTGTACGACGGCAAGGACGAGACTGCTCCGGTAATCGGGACGTTTTGCGGCATGGGTAAATTTCCTTACAGCATTATCGGGACGAGCGAAAATCTTTACGTTGAATTCGTCTCCTCGCCCGCCGGGCCTCTCCTCAATACGGGTTTTCACTTCAACGTTGGAAATTGGCCTGGACAGATGAAGACGGCTGGGGTGAAGAACGGCACGTGCGATTGGCTGCTGAACAGCGAGGCACTCGCCACTGGCAGCGAGGGCATATTTCTCTCCGTTTCTCACTGGTATCCACCGCACACGAGCTGCACTTATCGCCTCGAAGGTAGACCCGGTGAAATAACGAGATTGTACTTTCCGAGTTTTCGTGTGAACAGGATCGAGTCCCCGATCGTACCGTACGACGGCGACTGCGGCGAGAGCTTGACTCTGTACGACGCGAACTGGCCGGACGACGctagaataataaaaacattttgtgATACATTTAgtaaacccatggagaaacacGATTTTGTTTCTACTTCAAACTCACTCTTTGTTCGATTCGAAAGCAAGACGGGAAGCTATTCCGGCAGCTCGTTGTACTACTGGGCCCATTACGACTTCTTCAACGCAACGAGGTTCGGGGAACCCGTGCCAAACACCGAGTGCGACGAGACTTTTGCCGCCTGGAAAGCCAAGTCCGGACGCCTGCGCTCGCCCCTCAATACTTTGGTCTACAAACGACCCGGCGATCCACCCACCGACTTGTCCTGCACCTACAGCTTCGTCACTGACAAACGTCTCTATGCCAGAGTCATACTGACCGTCGAATCGGTCTCGTTCAAGGACAACAATCCCTACGCCCAATGCGGACACTGCTGGGAAAGTCGGGCCGACAGAATAATCATAAGGGAACCGGGTCATGACTCGGAGAAGGGTCATTGCTTGTGCAAACTCTCGGCATCCCAGCCCTCTCTCAGGATCGTTTCGAGAGGCGAAAAACTCGATCTCAAGCTTCTCGTGGACGGTGCTCACGCCGCAGCGAGTTACTTTAAACAACCGTCTCCATTGTTCGAAGCGAGATACGATTTCGTGCACAGTCCTCTTTGTGGCCCGGCTTTGTTGGCTCCAAACACCGACGGCGAAATAGAATTTCCGCACTACGAGGCTCTCGGCTACGTCACACCACCACGTTCCATTAAGTGCATCTGGGAGCTCAGAGTAAACCCGGAAAAAGATCTTTGGTTGCACTTTGACAAGATCAAATTTGCCTCGAGATCCTGCGAGGATGGTAAACTCGAGATATTTTTGGCTGGTTCGTTGGAGCCCCATCTCGGCATATGCGGTGAAAACGTCAGCTTTGTTCGGGAAATGCCGATATTCGAAGCAGCTAAACTCGGTTCTCCTAATCCCGTTGATGGCGAACCACCACCGGTTGTTATACAATTCACAGGATCGATGGCTCCGGCGAGAGTAGCTTTCAAAATAGCTTGGACCGAATTGTACCACCTTCCAAGGGATGGCTCGGGCGCTCTCAAGACCCAAAAACTCGAAGATTGTGGTTTCCACTGTCCTGGCGATACCGGATGTATACCAATCCGCTTACTCTGTAACGGCGTCGTCAATTGTCCAACGCCGACTTTCGCCACTGGTACTTTCAACATGAGCCTCCTCGAGCCCGACGACGAGGCGGTTGAGACCTGCGGTGGGCCGATCGGCAGCAGTACCGGCAGCGCGGTTGGTCCAGCTGGATGGGCGGGCGCTGGTCTCGGCGCTGGATTAGCCGTCATACTGGGTCTCGCCTGCCTCATCGCGGCCTGTCGTATCTGCCGAAGAAGAAGTCGATCTCGTGACATTCATGTACCTTACTGA